The genome window TAAATACTTGATCTCAACGTTATATATAGACTGTAGTTTGGATTCATACCATGTTAAATTTCAGCTTCATGTTTCTTAGTGTTTAATGATCAGTTTATAAAGTTTTGCCGATATTCAATAATTTGTGTCAGGTTTAAGAAGAATGTCAGCTTCTAATCTAACATTGTTTGTTTGACATTCTAATTATTATTGTTTATATTTTTTGCAGCCCTTTTTTTCCTTGATGATTAAAATTTTGAAGGTGCATATAATTACACTTGATAGAATCTGACATGTTAGTGGTTAAATTACTATTATTCTTAATTTAGATGGGTTTTTAACCAATTTTCTCGTTCATCTTTATAGTGTTTTTCATAGAATATTCTATATTTTTCACATGTCTTGGAGACATAGTTTTCACGTTAAGGTGTAGGTTTTGAAGACTTCATGCAAGTTGATGAGTTGATTATTATTTTGCAAAGACCACTGGGCAAAATTTTATACTTTCTATAGATGTTAGATCTTTTGCTAAGAGGTTGTGTATATAATATAGCGACTTATGTCATTGCTATTACACCCGTCGATGTTACACCCCGCAGTATTACATCGATGTTATACCCGTAGAAAAAGGGGATTAATTATAAAATTACCAAGTCCAGCAAGATAACATGTGGGATAACATATAGCATTCTAAATACATCATATAGATACGAATGGAACTTAGTAATCTTTAAGTGGATTCTACCTAACTTTATCTTATGTATCCATATACTTTTGGGATAAGCATTGAATTAAATAAGTGGGTCACCCCTCCTGTTTAACATAGTCTAGCAACAATCTAAATTACCACTGCAATATATAAAATTGCAAGTAGAACAATTAGGGGAAATTAGATAAAACATAATTGTTGCTACGTTTTGGCTTCAAAGTTGCTGCCATCTCTTTAGCTCCATAGTTGATGCCATGTTCTTAGCTTTATAGGTGCTGCTATGTTCTTCCTCTTTAAGGTAAGATACTAAGAGTTAACTACCACTATATGTATTCAATGTCATCTATGTCTTGTTTAGTTGAATTGAGAAAGGAGACTAGGAAGGCTAAGGTTTATCTCCATTGATGAAGTGTTGTAGTTGTTGAACAGTTTTGAGTGGTTTCTTAAGGTATCCTATGGCTGAAAATTAAGAAGTATTATTGTTTGTGATGGTGGTTTTGTTGTGAGAAGAAGAGAAGAGCTAGTAGTGTTGAATTGCCATTGTAGGATGATATGAAGCTTATGCACTCTAAGTGTTTGATATAATATCGTAGTGAATCCAATTCTTGGTTTATTGATTTGATTGTGATTCAAACCATTTATACAATGTAGATTATAATTCATAGAGCGTACGGGAAGTCGTGAGCTATTGTTAGCCAAGCAACAAAGATAtattaagtctatcccttctttcgttttggcatgatccatatgatacaaatgaaacgagtaaACACACAACTTTTATAAATACctttattcatagaagtactaggggtgcctatgttcttgattttccATGTGTCCTGTTATTATATCGTCTATTCATAGGTCtcgaaaaatacgtaagttgataaagtttattcgaatgcatattgatcttatgacattccgagagatcttattgacttacttcattaagcattgcattcatttatacatgtacattgacccatgaccagatgacgttatatacgcgtatattatatgtatatgggctatcaggaaaggttacggcattatatacgcaacaccacctgatcagttggtatacgatGATGATTTCGGCCATAGAgaccaagatgatatgatgggatgccctcagaggcttgatgatgttatgtacgtatatacctatatatgatatgacatttatacgcacatgcatgacattataaatgtttcatgattcacaaagctattaagacttacatgttgagtcctttactttatatttttttcACATATTTTATATACTGTTTTTCATGcgttacatactcggtactttatttgtactgacatcccttgaGGACGttgcgttttatgcccgcaggtcccgatagacaggttgacagtacTCCTAGTAGGTTATCAACTCAACGGAAAGTGTTGGTGGCACTCCACTTGATTCGCAattacctatttggtcagtatgatttggacatgtatcgattggtatggcgggcccatgtcccggcctttatgacgtttatgtatgTCACACCCCGAACCTGAGCCTGGACATAACATGACACTCGGTGCTtgactacatgtgaccgagcgaaccaagTGCTGACTGAATCAACATGTGGTATCATGACATCAGGTTTTTCCACGTGCTTCTTGTGATATTGCCTGACCATGTATGTCATTTTAGTCACCATAAGACCTCCCTGTAGGTAAGATAGAGTTAGTACAAAAATAAGATGACCAAGACCTGTCAAGAAGGAGGAAATAAGGTAGACAAAGGCAAACAGGTGCAAAGAACAGTGGAAGAGAACTTAACAAGAAAGAAATTCCCAAAGGCATTATAATTTCATAACCAAATGATACACCATTCATAAGCGGCATGGAGGAATGCAACCTATACTACAAGAATTTGTAGGTCTCGATGTTGAGACAAGTTCCTTTCATGTGATTTTAGGTTTATCCCGTCATTTTTTAATGCCTTCCTTCACCGTAGTTTCACACCTACGGATGGTTGAAATCTGTTGACAATGCGTTTTGCAAATCAATATCACCAGTAACGCACAATGATGAAAAAGGTACTCAAATCATTCTCATTCAAACATACTCCAAAACTTCCGATCAATCATACACATCGCCACACAGAAAATGCAAATTTAAGATCTATGGAGTATCTGGTTATCAAAAAGTTCTTCTACCTCCATTTTCCAGAAATAAGATGGATGAAATAACACTTGGTAGAGTCGGAGTTCCCGTAATAAATGCAATAACGAGAATGGAAGAAAAGACTCGGTTTTCAGGTGGTAGGTAGTAGGTCTTAAAGATAGAAAATGCTGCGTTTTTTTTATTGTATTCAGCTTCTGCTAAAAAATAAATTACTATATCCCAAAGTACAACGGGAAATATATAGAAATAAAGGCTAACATTGTAATATCATGACCACAATTTTACatataaagaaacacaaaaaTATACTACTAATAATAGATCAAAGACAAGGGCGGCTCTAGGGTAACACAAGTGAAGCCCTTGCCTTAGGCCCTCAAATATATATAAGACACTACTAtattattatataatatatatagtccataatttatatttatataattattaataaaagattttaaattttaataatttttaatatttggTAGACGTAAGATTGAGTGAGTTAATTGGATAATTTTTTTTCactaaattaaataatatatttaccttatcatcaattttatttttcttcctttatGTATAGTCTTTTTTCATGGTTCTCACGATTTTACTTTCTAATTTCAATTCAAATTCTCTAAATTAACTATTCTTTTTTGTCACATTTGATTGATCCACACACCAGAAAGCAAGTTCTTTTGTTTCTCATCTTTTTTACCTGAGAAATCCCCGATAAAAATATCGCAAGATTCAAAACATGATGGATAATGGGCTCACCCTTTACCATTTTCACTTAAGGGAAGAATTCAATACCATACGACGTGcgcttattttactttttttggtTTTTCACCCGCTGTCCGGTACCCACATTGGGGCCTGACTAAATTCGGATTCGCGTCGCGAAGTCCCACATTGGAGGGTAAAGCGCTCCCTAACAAAGACGACTCCATATCTAGGGACTCGAACCTGAGACGTGCGCTTAACTCATACATCATGAGTTGCGCTCTCACCACTAGATCAAAGTCATGTAGGTTTTTTTCGTGTCTCAATATTATATAGATTTTATAAAAGAAGTTTCAAGgtctttttaatatattttagttTTAAGCCACCAGTTCTGTTGGGCTGCCCCTCGTTGACGATCAACAATTATTTACACACTATTCCCCACCATGAACATAATGTTCAACCAGCTTCATTCACATTTGGTAACTGAATGACACACTCACTGCCATTATGTTCTTGTCATTGTTGCCTTATCTTAAGTGAGACTCTATAAATTTGATTGAGAATGTCAGGAGTATACAAGTGACTCTAGTAGGAGACTAGTAAAGCCTTGATTTAGGTACCGCCAAAAATTTTAATagtgaattttataattttatttctaATTAGACAATATGAATGTTTGTAGAAAAAGATAAAAAAGTACAAAAAAAATTGTAAAAACGAAAGAAAGGTGTCTACTCTTTGacagtaaaaatatttttaaaactttgaaTTAAACTACTTAAATTTTTgtattagtaaaaatatttttacaaCAATATCAAAGATAACATATTGCAAATACATGTCTAACATCTCATTTATTTAAATTATCTTTTTCTAATATAAATGATAATATTACTATACGAAGTTAAAGACTTTATGTCATTTAAGAAAGAATATATACTATAAACAACAAGTGTGAAAAAAAGGcaagattaatttttttttttgcatatatGTGTATATACGTACTAATGAAAAAAGTATAAGGCCTCTTATTAAAATTTGACTTTAGGCCATTAAATTTATGTAGCCGCCCTTGATGAAATAGAGAATTTTTGAATCAATTTAACATGTAACAAGTAACTTATCTCACCAGAAGAATGGTGGTTGCTCCAACAGAGGAAGCAATTCTTGCGCTGACCACAGATTCCTCAATGGAAGGAGAGTGCCTCACTCCATACATCAACAGCTGATAGCGGGGATAATGCTTGTTGTACTTATGAATttcacaaaaagaaaaaaaaagtcattAACAAAGACGACGTtgcaaaatttcaaaaattttagttccaagattaatttttattttaacaacACCTCTGTTGTCCACTCAGTGAACCTCTTAAACCTTTGATGCTCAACGAGTTTGTCTTCAATCACTTTCCCTAGGCTTTTCACATAATTATTCCCTAAAGTAGAAGCTGCATCGATTAAGCCAGACAATAATATCCACATTTTGCTGGGAAAGGGTCGAATGTTACGGGACGGATTTGTAGAAGAATGTTGGTATAGAAAAGCTGCATATTTGTAATTTTCATCCTCTCTTTTTTTTAAGCGTTAATTTGCACAACATgagttgaaaaataaatttttttttggtTATTGTATGTTACCTAAACCCAATTCcctttattattttgatttggtaAATTTTAAAGTTAAAACAAACTTGCATCTGTTCTTTTTTTAACATAAATATATACTCCGTTTAACTTGAATCTAGGGTGTTATAATACGCTTCAGTGTTTGTAATTATTAATCCAGTTATCAATATTTAAATACGCTATCACTCACCAAGTCGATAGGATATCAGGCAGTTCGTATCTGTCGGTTATCAGTTTGGACAAGAATCATCGTGAAACAAAGATCTTTTTGTGTATCAATTAAACCCCAAATACGGAGTAATTGTTTTATTTTTAACTTGAAGCTTGATCAATCAAGTAGTCATACTGAATGCCACATGAGTTTATATAAACAATGGTAAAATAAATATTAAGTGTATCGGTTAAATCGACTATAAAGTGATACTCGAATTGATAACCCGTTAGTCATATAATTACAAATCGTTCTCGAATCATTAATACGATAGTCCGATACCAACAAACCATTAACACTTTTTTTATTCGAGTTATCTTCTGAATAACCCTACTTGAATTCAACCTTTGTTTCAACAAAATCAACAACAAATTTATAGGACGTAGGGAATACTTTGACGTTGTCATATAACAGAAATGTGATATGTCGCTGGTCATTGTAAAAATTGGTAAATTATGCTAAAACAGCCACAGTAAAATAGTTAAATTATCATGAATCCCATAATTACAAAATAACCATAGCAAATATAGCCATTTATCATAAATTAGTCAAATTGTCATGAATCCACATAATAATGAATGTGTATATCATGACACTTTTACACGTTGTAAATGTCCGTGAGGGCCCATTTCCTCAACTTAATTAATTTGAATTGAAACATAGTTGACATATAATAGCAAAAGGGACAAAACAAATACctatatatttataattttatatccaATGATCAGTTCCAACAGGAAGCTAGTAAGACGAGACACACACAGTGTAAAGTGTAAACTCCCCTCCGTGGCCCACAACGACTAATATAATAGATAATGACCCATTCGCTTTTTTGTTTCTAAATATCTGCAAATAAAATGGATAAGGTGCATTCAATCAGAGGTTCACAAACACTTCCATTCCACCCCTTCTCACTACTTAGCACTGGTTAGTCTCCCAACAAATTCAAAGAATGATTCATCTAAAAGCAATTCACTCCTCTTTGACACCAAAGCAACATGCCTTTTTTAACAGAAATGGCCACTTCCAAAGGAGAAAACACCCCATTCTCTGCCTCTGCAAACCGAATGATTCAGATTCAGACGCTCCTCCACCTCCGCCTCAAGGAGACAGCCGTCAGCAGGAACTGCTTGCAAGGATTGCCCAGCTTCAAACTCAGAAAGTTCGTCTTACCGACTACTTAGACGAAAGATCTGCTTATTTGTCCCAGTTTGCTGAAGATGCCAATGCCGAGATTGACCAGATTGGTGAAAATGCCCTCAAAGAGCTCGATGAAGCTGGTTCAAGGGTCTCTACTCAACTGCAAAACCAAATCATACAGAAAGTGGAGTTTATTTTTCATCTCTCAATTACACACTTCTTGATTTGTTTTTTTTACTTTCTTTGTGGAACAGATAATGGAAAATATAGAGAGCCGGATGCAAGCTTTtgaagaatcaatagagttaaaCAAACAGGAGATCGAGGAGAACGAGAAGAAGTTGGTGGACTTTGAAGGCCAAATGGAGGAAGAGAGAAATGAAGGGCTTTTCTTCAAGAACTTAGGGCAAAAACAATCAGTGGATAAAGCAAAAGCTAAGGAGGAAACGGAGAAGATTAAGCAACTCAGTAGAGAAAATGCTGAGTCAAAGACTAGAAGGAATATCTACCTTGCACTTATCGGTCTTGTAGTAGTTGGGATTACAAATGCATTAATCTCTTCACCTTCTGACTGGACAAAGAGTGCAGTTCTTGGAGCGATCTTGGTGGGTTTGCTTTCTCAAGTCATCTACGAGCAGAGTGTGTTATCAGAAACAGAAACAAAGCAAAAGCAGACATCTGAAGAAGAGAAAAAGTGAAATCCTCTGTTCCACTGATTGTACAGAAGAGCAAAATTTTAGATATTAATGTTGCATGAGTTATAACCTCGAAATAAAATGTTATTATTAGAGGCTGATATATCATGCCAACTTTTCTCTTGCATCAGCATATCCAAGTTTCATGGCAACTGTAACCACCAAAGTTGGATTCGTGTAGGATGCTTTATATTGATCAACAAAATAGGACATGCCAACTTTTACTTTCTAAAGGTGATGATAGAAGTCTGACAACTTTGAAATCTGAATATGAAAATCGACAGCATATCTCCAGCACAAAAGTAGAAACTGCGATCAAAGTTTTCCTGATTCACTAATCCCTTAACGGATTGTGAATTCTATTCCCTCTATAATAATATAGCTATTTGGAATGGTGGATCCAGTGATGCCAAATATTATCCTTTTGTTTTACAATCTGATAGCAACTTTGTCTTTAAAATGTCAGTGAAGTAAAATCTGTGTCCAATAATCTTTTCTTCCTAACTTAACCATTTAAGTCTCACATACAAACCAGTAGCAACTAGCGTTTTAGGTTAGGTACTGATCCTCATTGGACAAGCAGGCAATTCATACATTGGGTGAGATGGAGAGTGCAAGCACAATTTCCCCTCATGAAACTCTCAAGGTCTAAAAGAAACACTGTGAAGTCAAATTGATCAAAGATTCCTACTTGCATGAAACACTTAGATTAGCACAATCAAGGGAAACATCTTCAAAATAGAGAGTACATCTGTTTTTATGAACTATGACCATCATAAAGAAACATTCCCTGCCCAATCACACCAGGCAAAGGGCTCAATTCTTCTGTACCCATAATCAATTCTTTTGATGATATTTTTTGTTTTACCCAAATGCGTAGTTAGTAAAAGAAATCCAAGCACAGCAATACCTTAACCTTAAGAATATTTCATCCCAACAAATAGCCCAATTTTGTTGCACAATCATCTCTGTTGCCTTTACTGTCCCCTCAATTTCTGCACCAGAAAGTTAAATGGAATATAGTTTAGTCAACTTTACTAAACAAAAGCATAATCAAGCTTATCAAAATTGAGTTAGCGGCATCATTCTATCAAAATCCAGTATCTCAGAGAAATTTTCAACCACATCTCAATTGCAAGGAATGCATTCAACCTTTATCAACCACAGAATCTTAAATTGCTTCTAAAAAAGACACACATGACAGAAACCCATGCTTGAATAGCAGAGCATTGTGTCTCTGATTGAATATCCCATTTCGCGAAATCATATAATCACCTGAAGTGAGTTGAGAGCTTACTTATAACTTAAAAAAGATTACTGCATAGAGGTCAGACAAACTTGCCTTGATAGTGAATAATAATCGCAGCCCTGTAACCATGAAGATAAGCTTATCTTAGTACATAGTGAGATTACATAAGCGGAAATGCAAATCTAGGTTACTGAAGAGCAACGGAAATGAGATTAGGACCTACTCAGCGCATCAATCAAGTAGAAATTGGCATCTGGCACCCACCAGGTGCGTACTTCATAAGTATTATGTTAGAATTCAGCCACAAATAACTGCTCTGACAAGTATATTCCATGTAATTGCAGTTGGACGGATTTTCCTACTAACGGCATCATTCAAGAATAAAATGGCATCTGACATTCTATGGCAAGAACAAAGCCCCTTAAGAGTAATATTATAAGAAATAATATCTGGCCGAAGCCTGCCTCTTAAAATAAGAGCCCAAACCGCTGAAGCATTTTTGCAGTCTCTAGCTTTATAAAATCCCTCCATAAGGGTGTTGTATGTGACAAGATTCGGGAGACATTCCCATTGGCTCATGTTCAAAAAGAGCTGCAACGCGTTCTCAAGGTTACCGGCAGAGCAAAGGCCGTGAATTATAATGTTAACCATGGTCACATCGGGCTTGAATCCCTTGCTAATAACTTGACTCAATAACTTCAAGGCCAGGTCTAACTTTTTGCTCTGGCAAAGGCCATCCATCAACAAGCTATATGTTATCATGTCTGGCGTCCACCCTTTCTGCAGCATGTCCTCTACAAGCTTATAGGCGTCACCAAATCTTTCAGCTTTGCATAACCCATCTATCAGCATGTTATAGGAGACTACCGTTGGCGAACAATTCATACTGCTCATTTCACCAAAATATCTGAGTGCATCCACAATTTTAGATGCTTTGATAAATCCATTGATTAGCGCATTGCAAACATGAGAACTTAATTTACATCCCTGTTTAGCCATCAAATCAAACATAGCAGTTGCTTCATCCAATCTTCCTTCTTTGCACAACCCCTTAATGATAGATGAGTATGCATATGAATCCATGTCTCTTTCTCCTTCATTTTCGGCCTGCAAGACCTTCAAAGCCTTGTTCAGATACCCATTCTTACACAACCCATGAATTAGAATTCCGTAAGATGATGAATCGGCAACAATACCATTCTCATTCATAAGCTTCCAAATAGAAATCGCTTCATCCACCATTCGATTCTCAAACAAACCTCTCATCAATATGTTATAACTAGTGACGGCACGACAATCTTCCTTCCCCATCAGCTCCCACAACTCAAAACCCTTTTTAATCTCCCCAACCTTACAATAACCATTAAGCAAGGCACCATATACCACAACATCGGGCGATAGTCCAGTCTCAATCATTTCCTTAAAAATCCTCTCAGCCCCATCGACATTGCCCAATTCACACAAACCATGAATCAACGTACTACATGTGAACAAATCCATTCTTTGCTCATTTTTCTTCATCCTATCCCAAAGTTCCAATCCCTCATTAAACTTACCACACCTACATACACCATTAATCATCACATTATAGCTAACCACGTTCGGGTAAACATTCGACCCACTCACCAACCTCCCCCAAATCTTCATACCACTATCATAATCACCATTTTTCAAAAACCCATCAATtaaaatgttataacatataataTCCGGATGCAACCCTCTTTCAAACATTTCATCAAACGCCTTCAAGGCATTATCCAAACATCTACTCTTCACCAGCCCATTGATCAAAGTTCCATAACTATAAACATCGGGCTTCAAATTACTGTCCCACATCCAATCCAACAACTCTTTCGCCTTATCAAATTGCCTCCTTTTACAAGCAATTTTAATCAAAACATTGTATGTTTCCAAATTCGGCGAAACTCTCATCGTTCCAAAGTACTTATAAAACAACTCAGCTCTACTCAGCTGATTAGAAACAACAAAAGCATTAAGCAATGTATTATAAGACCTAATCCCAGGTTCACAGCCAAAAATTTTCTTCATGTTCTGAAAAACTTCCATAGCT of Nicotiana tomentosiformis chromosome 7, ASM39032v3, whole genome shotgun sequence contains these proteins:
- the LOC104107778 gene encoding pentatricopeptide repeat-containing protein At3g09060 encodes the protein MASMLPKKLTPKSLLKFLKSSKNLNTTLSLFDIASQHPNYTHDAIIYHHILRKLSLSSDPRCIPHMNRIVDMIQTQKCLCSEDVALAVIKGYAKNLMVDKAMEVFQNMKKIFGCEPGIRSYNTLLNAFVVSNQLSRAELFYKYFGTMRVSPNLETYNVLIKIACKRRQFDKAKELLDWMWDSNLKPDVYSYGTLINGLVKSRCLDNALKAFDEMFERGLHPDIICYNILIDGFLKNGDYDSGMKIWGRLVSGSNVYPNVVSYNVMINGVCRCGKFNEGLELWDRMKKNEQRMDLFTCSTLIHGLCELGNVDGAERIFKEMIETGLSPDVVVYGALLNGYCKVGEIKKGFELWELMGKEDCRAVTSYNILMRGLFENRMVDEAISIWKLMNENGIVADSSSYGILIHGLCKNGYLNKALKVLQAENEGERDMDSYAYSSIIKGLCKEGRLDEATAMFDLMAKQGCKLSSHVCNALINGFIKASKIVDALRYFGEMSSMNCSPTVVSYNMLIDGLCKAERFGDAYKLVEDMLQKGWTPDMITYSLLMDGLCQSKKLDLALKLLSQVISKGFKPDVTMVNIIIHGLCSAGNLENALQLFLNMSQWECLPNLVTYNTLMEGFYKARDCKNASAVWALILRGRLRPDIISYNITLKGLCSCHRMSDAILFLNDAVSRKIRPTAITWNILVRAVICG
- the LOC104107777 gene encoding uncharacterized protein: MIHLKAIHSSLTPKQHAFFNRNGHFQRRKHPILCLCKPNDSDSDAPPPPPQGDSRQQELLARIAQLQTQKVRLTDYLDERSAYLSQFAEDANAEIDQIGENALKELDEAGSRIMENIESRMQAFEESIELNKQEIEENEKKLVDFEGQMEEERNEGLFFKNLGQKQSVDKAKAKEETEKIKQLSRENAESKTRRNIYLALIGLVVVGITNALISSPSDWTKSAVLGAILVGLLSQVIYEQSVLSETETKQKQTSEEEKK